DNA from Oryzisolibacter sp. LB2S:
AGATGATCGCGCCCTCGGATGCCAATACGCCCTCGTGGACGCAGCATCTGGCGCTCAAGGTCGATTCGATCGACACCATGATGAAAGTGAAGGCCAAGATGGAGGCCGACGGCATCCAGGTCATTGGCCCCACCAATCACACCATCTTCCAGTCAATCTACTTCCGCGACCCCTCGGGCCACCGTCTGGAACTGGCCGTCAACACGGCCACGCCGCAGATGGACAAGGCGCTCGACGACGTGAAGTGGGACATGCTCAATGAATGGGACCGCACCAAGAAGGCGCCCGAGCATGCACGCTGGATGCACGACGGCTCGGGCCGCGTAGGCCCGCACTGAAGCCCGCCGTGGGCTGAGGCAGCCCACCGCTTTCCCAACCTGCCCAAGCACAGGCGCCCAGGCGCCCTGTGCCGGGCGTTGCTGCGCCCAATGCAGCAGAACAGACACACCAAGGGTGCGGCAAGCACCCGCCCCAGGAGACACCCCATGCCCCGCACGCAGCACGCGTCAGCCGTAGACATAGGCCACACACTCGACCATGGCCCCTTCAGCAGCCTGCAGAAGTGGGTGGTGCTGATGGCCGCGCTGTCCATCATCCTCGACGGCTTCGATGGCCAGCTCATCGGTTTTGCCATTCCCGTGATCATCAAGGAATGGGGCATAGAGCGCAGCGCCTTCGCCCCGGCCGTGGCCTCGGGCCTGATCGGCATGGCGCTGGGCAGCGCGTTCGCTGGCTACATGGCCGACCGCATCGGACGCCGGCTCGTCATCGCCGCCAGCGTGGCGCTGTTCGGCGCCACCACCATCGCCATCGGCTTTGCACCCAACATCCTCGCCATCACCATGCTGCGCTTCATTGCCGGTCTGGGCATTGGCGGCGCCCTTCCCAGCGCCTCCACGCTGACGGCGGAGTTCACCCCACTGCGCTACCGCACCATCGCCGTCACCGCCACCATCGTGAGCTATCCGCTGGGCGGCATGCTGGCCGGCCTGTTTGCCAGTACCGTGCTGCCCAGCCTGGGCTGGCGCGCCATGTTCTGGATTGGCGGTGCCCTGCCCCTGGCCTACAGCCTGGTATTGCTGGCCCGCCTACCCGAGTCGCCGCGCCTGATGGCACGCCACAGCGCCCAATGGCCGCAGTTGCGCGCGCTGCTCACCCGCATGCAGCGCCCCACGGCGGCCGATGCCGGCTTCGTCGATGCCGCGGAGCAGCTGGTGGGCCAGCAGCAGCGCGCAGGCTTCGGCGCGCTGTTCAAGGACGGTCTGGCGCGCGACACCCTGGCCATCTGGATGGGCTTCTTCATGGTCATGCTGGCGTCCTACAGCGCCTTCAGCTGGCTGCCCTCCATGCTCACGGCAGAAGGCCTGCCGGTGTCCATGGCCAGCTCCGGACTGACGGCCTACAACCTGGGCGGCGTGCTCGGCGCCCTGGGCTGCGCCTGGGCCATGGCGCGCTTCGGCTCGCGCTGGCCGCTGATGCTGGCCTGCGCCGGTGCGGCTGCAAGCGCTCTGCTGCTCAAGGGCGTGGACTTTCACAGAGACGCAAGTCTGCTGATGCTGGGCCTGGGCGTGCACGGCATGTTCGTCAACGGCGTGCAGGCCCCCATGTATGCGCTCTGTGCCCATGTCTACGCCACGCAGATTCGCGCCACGGGCACGGCCGCGGGCCTGGCCTTCGGCCGCCTCGGGGCCATCCTGAGCTCGTTTGCCGGCGCTGCCATCATCACCTCCAACGGCGCCTCCGGCTACCTGTCGCTGCTGGGCTATGCCATGGTGGCTGCCCTGGTCGCGCTGGCGCTGGTGCAGCGCCACATCCACCGTCCGCGCACGCCGGACAATACCCGCACCGCGTCGCAGTCGGCATGAGCCGATCGCCCCACACGTCACACACCATAAGCAAAGGAGTCACACCATGAAACTCGCAACCCTGCAGCAAGGCGGCCGCGACGGCACGCTGGTCGTCGTCAGCCGGGACCTCAAGCGCTGCCGCGCCGTTCCCGCCATTGCGCGCACCATGCTGGCCGCGCTCGATGACTGGGCCACCGTGGAGCCGCAGCTGCGCCAGGTCTACGAGGCCCTCAACAGCGGCGCCATCGAGGGCGAGGCCTTCGACCAAGCCGCCTGCCACAGCCCGCTGCCGCGCACCTGGCAATGGGCCGACGGCTCGGCCTACATCAACCATGTGGAGCTGGTGCGCCGCGCGCGCAATGCAGAGGTGCCCGAGAGCTTCTACACCGACCCGCTGATGTACCAAGGCGGCAGCGACGGATTCATCCCGCCGCGCGGGGAGGTGGTGGCCCAGGAGGCCTGGGGCATCGACTTCGAGGCCGAGGTCACCGTGGTCACGGGTGACGTGCCCCAGGGCGCCACGCCCGAGCAGGCGGCCAAGGCCATCCGTCTGGTGATGCTGGTCAACGACGTGAGCCTGCGCAACCTGATCCCTGCCGAGCTCGCCAAGGGCTTTGGCTTCTTCCAGAGCAAGCCCGCGAGCGCCTTCAGCCCCGTGGCCGTCACGCCCGACGAGCTGGGCGCCGCCTGGCAGGACGCCAAGGTGCACCTGCCGCTCGTCGTGCACCTCAACGATCAGCTCTTCGGCAAGCCCAACGCGGGCGTGGACATGACCTTCGACTTCGGCCGGCTCGTCGCCCATGTGGCCAAGACGCGCACGCTGTGCGCGGGCTCCATCGTCGGCTCGGGCACGGTGTCGAACAAGCAGGGCAATCTGTGGGGCTCGTCGATCGCCAACGGCGGCGTGGGCTACTGCTGCCTGGCCGAGGTGCGCACCTACGAAACCATAGAGCAGGGCAAGCCCATCACGCCCTTCATGAAGCATGGCGACAAGGTGCGCATCGAGATGTTCGATGCCGAGGGCCAGAGCATCTTCGGCGCCATAGAGAACCAGGTGAACACCGCCAAGGCCGCCTGAGGCGCACCATGCTCAAGCTCTATTCGTACTTTCGCAGCTCGGCCGCCTACCGCGTGCGCATTGCGCTGGCCCTCAAGGGGCTGGCGTATGACACCATCCCTGTGCACCTGCTGAAGGACGGTGGCCAGCAGCACACGAACGCCTTTCGCAGCGCCAACCCGCAGGGGCTGGTGCCGGCGCTGCAGCTCTCTGCCGAGGGCCCGGTGCTGGCGCAGTCGCTGGCCATCATCGAGTACCTCGACGAAACCCAGGGCGGCCCCGCCCTGCTGCCCAAGGATGCCCTGGGCCGCGCGCGCGTGCGCGCCCTGGCGCAGATGGTGGCCTGCGAGATCCATCCCCTGAACAATCTGCGCGTGCTCAAGTACCTCAAGCGCAACCTAGGCATATCCGACGCCCAAAAGGACGCCTGGTACGCCCACTGGGTGGCACTGGGCCTGCAGGCCGTGGAGGACACGCTGACGCGCGGCAACGAGACGGGGCGCTTCTGCCATGGCGAAAGCCCCGGCCTGGCCGACTGCTGCCTCGTGCCTCAAGTATTCAACGCCAGGCGCTTCAACTGCGCGCTGGATGCCTACCCCACGATCAACCGCATCGTCGAGGCCTGCGAGCAGCTGCCGGCCTTCCAGCAGGCCGCGCCCGACATGCAGCCCGACGCGGAATGAGGGTTCAGTGGTGCAGCCCCTGCTCGTCCGGCTCGTCGGTCGAGGTGCTGATCACGCTGGTCTGCTGGCCCTTGGCCTTGCGCCAGGCATAGAGCACATAGCCCGACAGACCGTAGAGCACAAAAATGCCGAACAGCACCGTGGGCGGGTGGATGTTGACCACGGCAATGCCCAGCGCAATCAGCACGATGACGGCAAAGGGCACGCTCTTCTTCATGTGCAGGTCCTTGAAGCTGTAGAACGGCACATTGGTGACCATGGTCAGCCCCGCGTAGAGCGTGAAGCCGAACATCACCCAGGTGATGTGCTGCCAGGACAGGCCCAGCACCGGCTGGCCCGGATGCACGCCGGCGTCGGTGAGCAGCCAGATGAAGCCCATGACCAGCGCCGCGGCCGCGGGCGACGGCAGGCCCTGGAAGTAGCGCTTGTCCACCACGCCCGTGTTCACGTTGAAGCGAGCCAGACGCAGCGCCGCACAGGCGCAGTAGACGAAGGCCGCAATCCAGCCCCAGCGTCCCAGGCCCTGCAGCGCCCAGATGTAGGCAATGAGCGCGGGCGCGGCGCCAAACGACACCATGTCGGACAGCGAATCCATCTGCTCGCCAAAGGCGCTCTGCGTGTTCGTCATGCGCGCCACGCGGCCGTCCAGGCTGTCGAGCACCATGGCGCAGAACACGCCGATGGAGGCGAGCTCGAAGCGCCCGTTCATGGCCATGACGATGGCATAGAACCCGCCGAACAGGGCCGCCAGCGTGAACAGGTTGGGCAACACATAAATGCCCTTGCGGCGCTTGTGGACCAGCACCTCGGCGACTTCGGCGGCTTCGTTGCCATCATGCATTCAATCGACCTCCAGCGCTTTGTACACAAGTACAAGCAGCTACATAACTCATAGTAAAAACACACCCTGCAGGGTGCGCGGGAGGGGGCAGTGTAGCCCCGACCCGCAGCACGCAAAAAAGGCCACCGAGGTGGCCTTGGCAGTTGCATCGGCGCGGGCCAGAGCCGCGCCGCGCACGCATCAGTTGCGCGTCTGGTCCACCAGCTTGTTCTTGGCGATCCAGGGCATCATGGCGCGCAGCTGGCCACCGACCTGCTCGATGGAGTGGGCGGCCAGGTTGCGGCGGCGGGCCGTCATCGACGGATAGTTCAGGCGGCCTTCCTGGATGAACATCTTGGCGTAGTCACCGTTCTGGATGCGCTTCAGGGCATTGCGCATGGCCTTGCGCGACTCTTCGTTGATGACCTCGGGGCCGGTCACGTACTCGCCGAACTCGGCATTGTTCGAGATCGAGTAGTTCATGTTGGCAATGCCGCCTTCGTAGATCAGGTCCACGATGAGCTTGAGCTCGTGCAGGCACTCGAAGTAGGCCATCTCGGGGGCGTAGCCGGCCTCGACCAGGGTCTCATAGCCCATCTTGATCAGCTCGACGGCGCCGCCGCACAGCACGGCCTGCTCGCCGAACAGGTCGGTCTCGGTCTCTTCCTTGAAGCTGGTCTCGATGATGCCGGCCTTGCCGCCGCCGTTGGCCATGGCGTAGGACAGGGCCAGGTCACGGGCGCGGCCACTCTTGTCCTGGTGCACTGCGACCAGGTGGGGTACGCCGCCGCCCTGGGTGTAGGTGTTGCGCACGGTGTGGCCGGGGGCCTTGGGCGCGACCATCCACACGTCCAGATCGGCGCGCGGCACGACCTGGTTGTAGTGCACGTTGAAGCCATGGGCGAAGGCGAGCGACGCGCCCTGCTTGATGTTCGGCTCGACGTTGTTGTTGTAGACCTCGGCGATCTGCTCGTCGGGCAGCAGGATCATGACCACATCGGCCGCCTTCACGGCGTCATTGACCTCCATCACGGTCAGGCCAGCCTTCTCGACCTTGGGCCAGGAGGCGCCGCCCTTGCGCAGGCCGACCACGACCTTCACGCCGCTGTCGTTCAGGTTCTGGGCGTGTGCATGACCCTGGCTGCCGTAGCCGATGATGGCCACGGTCTTGCCCTTGATCAGGCTCAGGTCACAGTCTTTGTCGTAGAAAACTTTCATGTTGGCTCCGGTTGAAATCTGGTTCGAAAAAATGGGGAAAACGGTGGATTGTCCTACACGCGCAGGATGCGTTCGCCGCGGCCAATGCCGCTCGCGCCGGTGCGCACGGTCTCCAGGATGGCCGTGCGGTCTATGGCCTGCAGGAAGGCGTCGTTCTTGGACTGGTCGCCCGTGAGCTCCACGGTGTAGCTCTTGTCGGTCACGTCGATGATGCGGCCGCGGAAGATGTCGGCCATGCGCTTCATCTCCTCGCGCTCCTTGCCCACAGCGCGCACCTTGACCATCATGAGCTCGCGCTCGGTGTAGGCGCCCTCGGTCAGGTCCACCACCTTCACGACCTCGATGAGGCGATTGAGGTGCTTGGTGATCTGCTCGATGACATCGTCCGAGCCCGTGGTCTGTATCGTCATGCGCGAGAGCGACGGGTCTTCCGTCGGCGCCACGGTCAGCGACTCGATGTTGTAGCCACGCGCCGAAAACAGCGCCACCACGCGCGACAGGGCGCCGGCCTCGTTCTCGATCAGAACGGCAATGATGTGTTTCATGATGTGCGATTCCTCTTTTCGTCGCCCTCCCCAGGTGCCGGTAAGCACCTGGCTCGGCGAACAATAGATTCGTCAAAGAAATGCTATTCAAAGAATAGCTGCTCGCGCTTGACTGGCAAGCGCTGGATGCCGATTTGCCTTAGAGATCTTCAGATCCCAGCAGCATCTCGGTAATGCCCTTGCCGGCCTGCACCATGGGGAAGACGTTCTCGGTCGGGTCGGTGCGGAAGTCCAGGAACACGGTGCGGTCCTTGAGCTTGCGCGCCTCGCGCAGCGCGGGCTCCACGTCCTGCGGGCGCTCGATGAGCATGCCCACATGGCCATAGGCCTCGGCCAGCTTCACGAAGTTGGGCAGCGCGTCCATGTAGCTGTGGCTGTAGCGGCCCGAGTACTCGATCTCCTGCCACTGGCGCACCATGCCCAGGTAGCGGTTGTTCAGCGACAGGATCTTGATCGGCGTGTTGTACTGCAGGCAGGTGGACAGCTCCTGGATGTTCATCTGCACCGAGCCCTCGCCCGTCACGCAGAACACCTCGGACTCGGGCTTGGCGAGCTTGATGCCCATGGCGTAGGGAATGCCCACGCCCATGGTGCCCAGACCGCCCGAGTTGATCCAGCGGCGCGGCTCGTCGAACTTGTAGAACTGCGCGGCCCACATCTGGTGCTGGCCCACGTCGGAGGTGATGTAGGCGTCGGCGTCCTTCGTCATGTTCCACAGCGTCTCGATGACGTACTGCGGCTTGATGACCTCGGTGTTGCCCCGGTCGTACTTGAGGCAGTCGCGGCCGCGCCAGGCCTCGATCTGGTTCCACCACGCGGCCAGCGCGCCGGCGTCGGCACGCTGGGTGGTTTCGCGGATCATGGAGATCAGCTCGGACAGCACCTCCTTGACATCGCCCACGATGGGAATGTCCACCTTCACACGCTTGGAGATGCTTGACGGGTCGATGTCGATGTGGATGATCTTGCGGTCGTTCTGCGCGAAATGCTTGGGGTTGCCGATCACGCGATCGTCAAAGCGCGCCCCCACGGCCAGCAGCACATCGCAGTTCTGCATGGCGTTGTTGGCCTCGATCGTGCCGTGCATGCCAAGCATGCCCAGGAAGCGCTGGTCGGTCGCCGGGAAGCCCCCCAGGCCCATCAGCGTGTTCGTGACCGGGTAGCCCAGCAGGTCGACCAGGGTGCGCAGTTCGGCCGTGGCATTGCCCAGCAGCACGCCGCCGCCGGTATAGATATAGGGGCGCTTGGCCGTGAGCAGCAGCTGCAGCGCCTTGCGGATCTGGCCCGCATGGCCCTTTCTGACGGGGTTGTAGGAGCGCATCTCCACGCTCTGCGGATAGCCGTGAAAGCTCGTCTTCTTGAACGACACATCCTTGGGGATGTCCACCACCACGGGGCCGGGGCGGCCGGTGCGCGCGATGTGGAAGGCCTTCTTCAGCGTCATGGCCAGGTCGCGCACATCCTTGACCAGGAAGTTGTGCTTGACGATGGGGCGCGTGATGCCCACGGTGTCGCATTCCTGGAAGGCGTCGAGCCCGATGGCGGGCGTGGGCACCTGGCCGGAGATGATGACCATGGGGATGGAATCCATGTAGGCCGTGGCAATGCCCGTCACGGCGTTCGTCAGGCCCGGGCCCGAGGTGACCAGCGCCACCCCCACCTCGCCCGTGGCGCGGGCGTAGCCGTCGGCCGCATGCACGGCCGCCTGTTCGTGGCGCACCAGCACATGCTGAATGGTTCCTGCTTGTAGAGCGCGTCGTAGATGTAGAGGACGGCGCCGCCGGGATAGCCCCACATGTACTGCACGTTCTCGGCCTGCAGGGCCTTGACGAGGATTTCGGCACCCATGAGTTCCTGGGAGCCGGAGGCGTGGGAGTGGTTGCCGCGAGCGGCCTGTGCTGCCGAGTGGAGTTCGGCCTTGGAGATTTCCATGATCAACCTTTGCGAATTTCTCTGACGAAAAACCTTGGGTGCCCCTCGTGCGCGCTCTTGTGAAGCCGACTTGGAACTTAAGGCCTCGGCCATGGGCGAGATGAGTGTGACGCCGAACCGGGACCCGTTTGCCTTTTTGAACTGCAGCCGCGATTATTGCACTGCACACACAGTCTTGCGCATGGCAACGATAAAAATACCACCCCAATGCCATAATCCGCCCTTCGCGACGGGGCTCACGCCCGCTGCACCGCATCAACCGGCCTGTCTCCGGCCTATCGTCTTTTGGCAACCGAACAAGAGCTTTCCGACTTCCTCAAGAGCGTGGACAAACGCGCGTTCAAGCGCACGCTTTACCACGTCCGCAACGAGGAAGCGGCCCTGGACATCGTCCAGGACAGCATGCTCAAGCTGGCCGAGCACTATGGAGACAAGCCCGTGGGCGAGCTGCCCATGCTGTTTCAGCGCATTCTCACGAACTGCACGCTGGACTGGTTCCGCCGGCAGAAGACTCGCAACGCGCTGTTTTCCAGCATGAGCGACTTCGAGGGCCCGGGCGAGGACGGGGCGGATTTCGATCTGCTGGAAGTCCACGCGGGCAAGCCCGAAGGCGACGCGGCGCAGAGTGCCGAGGATGCCCTGCGGCAGACACAGGTTTTACAAGCGATTGAGACCGAGATACAACTGTTGCCCGCGCGTCAACGCGAAGCGTTTCTGATGCGTTACTGGGAGGAAATGGACGTCGCGGAAACGGCAGCCGCCATGGGCTGCTCGGAGGGCAGCGTCAAGACCCACTGCTTTCGCGCCGTCCAGACGCTCAGCAAGGCCCTCAAGGCCAAAGGAATCGTGCCATGAATCGCACCACCGAACCGACCCTGCAGGCCGCCGAGGCGGCGGACGCCTATGCGCGCCGCGTGGCTGCGCATCTGACGCACGGCAACGCCGACCTGCCCTACGACATCACGGAGCGCCTGCGCGCCGCGCGCATGCAGGCCCTGGCCAGGCGCAAGCGCCCCATGGTGGAGACGGTGCGCCATGCCGAGGCCGCGACACAGATTCAGGCCAGCGGCCACAGCGCAAGCCTGAGCGGCTGGGGTGGCGAGGGCGGCAATTGGTGGCGTGCGCTGATCTCGGCCATTCCCGTGGCGGCCATGGTCATCGGCGTGTTCGTCGTCAACACCGAGCAGGATGCCACCATCACGCATGAGATCGCGGAAGTCGACGCGGCCCTGCTGACGGGCGACCTCCCTCCGGCCGCCTACACCGATCCAGGTTTTGCGCAGTTCCTCAAGACCTCGAGCCAAACTCCCTGACCATCCCCATTCGGCGTAGCCGCGCCTGCATGCACGCATCCCGTACCCGCAACATCACGCGCACAGTGCCAGCATTCGTGCTGGCTTTTGTGTTGCTGGGCCTGCTCGCCGCCGGCGGCTGGTGGATGGCGGTCTATACCCGGGTGGCGCCGAGCACGCCCGTACCGGTGCAGGCGCTCGGTGGTGGCCGGCTCAAGGCGCACGGTGGCGCGCGCCCCGTCGTGCAGCCCGAGGTGGGACCGCCCTGGTCCTCCCTCACCACCCGGCAAAAGGAGGCCCTGTACCCGCTGGCCAACCGCTGGGCGCTGCTCAGCGAGGTGCAAAAGCGCAACTGGCTCAATCTCGCTGCGGGCTTTCACGCCCTCTCGCCCGATGAGCAGGCCAAGATGCTCGAGCGCATCACCGACTGGGCCAGCCTCAGTGCCCAGCAGCGCAGCCAGGCGCGGCTCAACTACGCCGCGGCCGCCAGGCTGCCCGCCGATACGCGGCGCGCGCAATGGGAGGCCTACCAGGCGCTGAGCGAGGAAGAAAAGGCCCGCCTCGCGGCCAAGGCCGCGCCCAGGCCCAAGGGCGCGGCCACCGCGGTGCGCCCGGTTCCGCCCAAGAAGCTGGCCCGCGTACCCGCGGCTGCGAGCGCCCCACCCGCAGCGCCCAACCCGCCCAAGATCGTGCCACCGGCCGATATCCAGCCACCCGCGCCCGCGCTGCCGCCGGCGCCGGTCAAGGTGGAAACGGCGCCGATCGTTGTGCCCTCGGCCGTGTCCACGCCCCTGCCGCCACTGGAGCCGGCGGCGGCGCCCGCCGAAGCCCCGGCCGAGCCCCGGCGCGACAATCCGCCGCTGTACACACCCGGATAAGATTCGGTCGTTCCATCCATCCACCCCTACAGTGCCCTCGAGGCCGAGGCCTGCCGCGTTTCTCATTGCATGTCCCGCTCCACCTCTTCAGGCGCCCCCCACTCCGGCAGCACCGTCGCCGGCGCAGCCAATGGCATGGCGCCGCCACTGCTGCGCCGCATGGCCTGCTGGCTCTATGAGGGCATGCTGCTGTTTGGCGTGGTGTTCATCGCCGGCTACCTCTTCAGCACGCTGACGCAGACGCGCCATGCGCTGGACAACCGCCATGCGCTGCAGGGCTTTCTGTTCGTCGTCTTCAGCATCTACTTCGTCTGGTTCTGGTCGCGCGGCTACACGCTGGCGATGAAGACCTGGCATATCAGGGTCGTCGACGCCCAGGGCCGCCCCCTGAGCCAGACGCGCGCATTGCTGCGCTATGTGCTGTGCTGGCTGTGGTTTCTGCCGCCCCTGGCTGCCTATGCGGCGGGTGTGCCCGTGCTCACCACCCTGCTGCTGCAGGTGCTGTGGGTGCTGCTCTGGGCGGCGGCCAGCCGGCTCCATCCGCAGCGCCAGTTCTGGCACGATGCGCTCGCCGGCACGCGCCTGGTGCATCTCGAGCTGCCGACGCCACGCAAGAAGAACTGACGACCTGCCCGACAGGCCGCGAAGGCTCCCATGTCTGATGCACAACACCCCCACAAGCAGCGCACCGGCCTGAACCGCCTGTGGCACGCCACGGCCTATTCGCTCGCCGGGCTGCGCGCGGGCTGGGGTGAGAAGGCCTTTCGCCTGGAGGCCATGCTCGGCGCCCCATTGCTGGTGCTGGCGCTCTGGCTCGGGCGCAGCTGGGTGGAGGTGGCCATGCTCGCGGGCAGCGTGATGCTGGTGCTGATCACCGAGCTGCTCAACTCAGGCATAGAGGCGGCGATCGACCGCATCGGCCCCGAGCTGCACGACCTGTCCAAACGCGCCAAAGACATGGGCAGCGCGGCCGTGCTGCTGAGTCTGCTGCTGTGCGGCGCCGTCTGGGCCGCCGCGCTCTACCAAAGGTTTTCTCATGGCTGACCCCGCCTTCTCCATCTGCGTCTACCTGGGCTCACGCCCCGGGGACAACCCCTTGTTCACCGAAGCCGCCGTGGCCGTGGGCCGCTGGATAGGCGCGCATGGCGGGCAACTCGTCTATGGCGGCGGGCGCAGCGGCCTCATGGGCACCGTGGCCGAGGCCACGCGCACGGCCGGCGGACGCGTGGTCGGCGTCATCCCCCAGGCGCTTGTCGACAAGGAACTGGCCAACCACCTGTGCGACGAGCTGCACATCGTCACGAGCATGCACGAGCGCAAGGCCATGATGGCCGAGCGCAGCGATGCCTTTCTGGCACTGCCGGGCGGGATCGGCACGCTGGAGGAGCTGTTCGAGGTCTGGACCTGGCGCCAGCTCGGCTACCACGACAAGCCCATAGGCGTGCTCGACACCGATGGCTATTACCAAGGCCTGATGGGCTTCATGGAGCACGCCGTGAAGAACGGCCTGATGGGCGAATGGCAGATGGGTCTGATACGCACGGGCACCGAGCCCGGCGCGCTGCTCGCCGCACTGGTGCAGGATGCCGGCCTGAACGCCAGCACCGGCGCCCTGCGCGATGTGATCTAGAAAATCCGGTCGGCCTTCACACCGCCGCGTCGTCGAGGTCGCCCGTGCGTATGCGCACCACACGCGCCACGGGGCTCACGAAGATCTTGCCGTCGCCGATCTTGCCGGTGCGCGCCGCGGCCACGATGGCGTCCACGCAGCGGTCCACGTCGTCATCGCGCACCACGACCTCGATCTTCACCTTGGGCAGAAAGTCCACCACGTATTCGGCGCCGCGGTAGAGCTCGGTATGGCCCTTCTGACGGCCAAAGCCCTTGACCTCGGTCACCGTCAGGCCCGTCACGCCGCATTCGGCCAGTGCCTCGCGCACCTCCTCGAGTTTGAAGGGCTTGATGACGGCGGTGATCATTTGCATGGTGGGAACTCCTGGAATAGTGGAAACAGGGGGCGGGTCAGGTTCAGGCCCTGAACCTGTTGGTCATGGGGTAGCGCCAGTCCTTGCCGAAGCTGCGGCGCGTGACGCGCACGCCCACGGGGGCCTGGCGGCGCTTGTATTCGTTCACCTGGATGAGGCGGGTGACGCGCTCCACGTCGGCGCGGGCAAAGCCGGCGCGCACGATGTCCTCGAGCGGCTCGTCGTTCTCCATGTAGCGCTCGACGATGGCGTCCAGCACCTCGTAGGGCGGCAGGCTGTCCTGGTCCTTCTGGTCGGGACGCAGCTCGGCGCTCGGCGGGCGCGTGATGATGCGCTCGGGGATGGGATTGGCACCCGTACCATAGGGGTCGTTGGCGTTGCGCCAGCGCGCCAGCGCGAACACGCGCGTCTTGAGTACGTCCTTGATCACGGCAAAGCCGCCCGCCATATCGCCGTAGAGCGTGCAGTAGCCCGTGGCCATCTCGCTCTTGTTGCCCGTGGTCAGCACCACGCTGCCGAACTTGTTGGAGAGCGCCATGAGCAGCGTGCCACGGATGCGCGCCTGCAGGTTCTCCTCGGTCGTGTCCTCCGCCCGGCCGGCAAAGAGCGGTGCGAGCGCCGTCTTGAAGGCCTCGAACTGAGGCGCGATGGCGATCTCGTCGTGGCGCACCTTGAGGCGCTCGGCCATGTCGCGCGCGTCTATCCAGCTGATGTCGGCCGTATAGGGCGAGGGCATCATCACCGTGCGCACGCGGCCCGCGCCCAGCGCGTCCACGGCAATCGCCAGCACCAGGGCCGAGTCGATGCCGCCCGACAGTCCGAGCAGCGCGCCGGGAAAGCCGTTCTTGCCCACATAGTCGCGCACGCCCAGCACCAGGGCGGACCAGAGCTCTGCCTCCCAGCCCTCGGCGGGCGCCACGTCCGCTTCCATAGTGATAGCTGCTTGCGCTTGCTGCACCTGGGCAAACAGCATTTTTTCCTCAAAACCCGGGGCACGTGCGGCCACGCTGCCATCGGCGTTCAGCGCAAACGATCGGCCCTCGAACACCACCTCGTCCTGCCCACCCACGAGGTGGGCGTAGACCAGCGGCAGGCCGGTCTCACGCACGCGCTCGCGCATGACCTGCTCGCGCTCGGCGCCCTTGCCCAGGTGGTAGGGCGAGGCGTTGATGGTCAGCAGCATCTGCGCGCCCGCCTCGCGCGCGCGGCGTGCGGGCTCGGGGTACCAGGCATCCTCACAGATCAACAGCCCCATGCGCACGCCGTCCACCTCGAACACGCAGCTGCCCTCGCCCGGCACGAAGTAGCGGCGCTCGTCAAACACCCCGTAGTTGGGCAGGTACTGCTTGGCGTAGGTCTGCTCTATGCGCCCCGCGCGCAGCACACTGGCGGCGTTGTGGCACAGGCTGTGATCGACCTCGGCCACCGCCTCGCGCATGCGCTGCGGGTGGCCCACCACCAGCGCCAGCCCGGGCAGCGCGGCCGTGGCCGCGGCAATCTCGGCCAGGGCCTGCTCGCAGGCCGTCAAGAATGCGGGGCGCAGGTACAAATCCTCGGCCGCGTAGCCGCAC
Protein-coding regions in this window:
- a CDS encoding DUF3106 domain-containing protein, which codes for MHASRTRNITRTVPAFVLAFVLLGLLAAGGWWMAVYTRVAPSTPVPVQALGGGRLKAHGGARPVVQPEVGPPWSSLTTRQKEALYPLANRWALLSEVQKRNWLNLAAGFHALSPDEQAKMLERITDWASLSAQQRSQARLNYAAAARLPADTRRAQWEAYQALSEEEKARLAAKAAPRPKGAATAVRPVPPKKLARVPAAASAPPAAPNPPKIVPPADIQPPAPALPPAPVKVETAPIVVPSAVSTPLPPLEPAAAPAEAPAEPRRDNPPLYTPG
- a CDS encoding DUF3619 family protein; its protein translation is MNRTTEPTLQAAEAADAYARRVAAHLTHGNADLPYDITERLRAARMQALARRKRPMVETVRHAEAATQIQASGHSASLSGWGGEGGNWWRALISAIPVAAMVIGVFVVNTEQDATITHEIAEVDAALLTGDLPPAAYTDPGFAQFLKTSSQTP
- a CDS encoding TIGR00730 family Rossman fold protein; protein product: MADPAFSICVYLGSRPGDNPLFTEAAVAVGRWIGAHGGQLVYGGGRSGLMGTVAEATRTAGGRVVGVIPQALVDKELANHLCDELHIVTSMHERKAMMAERSDAFLALPGGIGTLEELFEVWTWRQLGYHDKPIGVLDTDGYYQGLMGFMEHAVKNGLMGEWQMGLIRTGTEPGALLAALVQDAGLNASTGALRDVI
- a CDS encoding RDD family protein gives rise to the protein MAPPLLRRMACWLYEGMLLFGVVFIAGYLFSTLTQTRHALDNRHALQGFLFVVFSIYFVWFWSRGYTLAMKTWHIRVVDAQGRPLSQTRALLRYVLCWLWFLPPLAAYAAGVPVLTTLLLQVLWVLLWAAASRLHPQRQFWHDALAGTRLVHLELPTPRKKN
- a CDS encoding diacylglycerol kinase; this encodes MSDAQHPHKQRTGLNRLWHATAYSLAGLRAGWGEKAFRLEAMLGAPLLVLALWLGRSWVEVAMLAGSVMLVLITELLNSGIEAAIDRIGPELHDLSKRAKDMGSAAVLLSLLLCGAVWAAALYQRFSHG
- a CDS encoding RNA polymerase sigma factor, coding for MATEQELSDFLKSVDKRAFKRTLYHVRNEEAALDIVQDSMLKLAEHYGDKPVGELPMLFQRILTNCTLDWFRRQKTRNALFSSMSDFEGPGEDGADFDLLEVHAGKPEGDAAQSAEDALRQTQVLQAIETEIQLLPARQREAFLMRYWEEMDVAETAAAMGCSEGSVKTHCFRAVQTLSKALKAKGIVP
- the ilvN gene encoding acetolactate synthase small subunit, whose amino-acid sequence is MKHIIAVLIENEAGALSRVVALFSARGYNIESLTVAPTEDPSLSRMTIQTTGSDDVIEQITKHLNRLIEVVKVVDLTEGAYTERELMMVKVRAVGKEREEMKRMADIFRGRIIDVTDKSYTVELTGDQSKNDAFLQAIDRTAILETVRTGASGIGRGERILRV
- a CDS encoding P-II family nitrogen regulator; translation: MQMITAVIKPFKLEEVREALAECGVTGLTVTEVKGFGRQKGHTELYRGAEYVVDFLPKVKIEVVVRDDDVDRCVDAIVAAARTGKIGDGKIFVSPVARVVRIRTGDLDDAAV